A single region of the Triticum dicoccoides isolate Atlit2015 ecotype Zavitan chromosome 2B, WEW_v2.0, whole genome shotgun sequence genome encodes:
- the LOC119366408 gene encoding noroxomaritidine synthase 1-like: MSTLFSQELLISTFAIIIVPLYMLYLRSSRSKNPSVLPINWPIVGVFPYLIANFHNLHDYLAVVLAGSGHNFRAYGLPGTGLRFFITCEPANVRHIFTTNHANFPKGAEFAAIFDIAGGSFFTTEGEPWRRQRARARRVLSNPRLLACMTACCHDKVENGLLPVLMHMASTGTTFDLQDLTTRLVFDMTATPLFGMDPGLLSSNMPPMDAAVAMNTVMEVALFRHIMLTSGWKVMRWLFFRKGPPASASGRCIRPLY, translated from the coding sequence ATGTCGACCTTGTTCTCGCAAGAGCTGCTCATCTCCACATTCGCCATCATTATTGTTCCCCTCTACATGTTGTACCTCAGGTCTAGCAGATCAAAGAACCCATCAGTGCTCCCCATAAACTGGCCAATAGTGGGGGTGTTCCCTTACCTTATCGCCAACTTCCACAACCTGCACGACTACCTCGCCGTCGTCCTCGCCGGATCAGGCCACAACTTCAGGGCGTACGGCCTGCCTGGGACCGGGTTGCGGTTCTTCATCACATGCGAACCGGCCAACGTCCGGCACATCTTCACGACGAACCATGCAAACTTCCCCAAGGGCGCGGAGTTCGCAGCCATCTTTGACATCGCGGGTGGCAGCTTCTTCACCACCGAAGGCGAGCCCTGGCGTCGGCAACGCGCAAGAGCCCGGAGAGTCTTGAGCAACCCACGGTTGCTTGCCTGTATGACCGCTTGCTGCCACGACAAGGTGGAGAACGGCCTCCTCCCGGTGCTCATGCACATGGCGAGCACCGGGACCACGTTCGACCTGCAAGATTTGACAACAAGGCTCGTGTTCGACATGACTGCCACGCCTCTCTTTGGCATGGACCCGGGCCTCCTGTCCTCGAACATGCCGCCCATGGACGCCGCGGTCGCCATGAACACGGTCATGGAGGTGGCCTTGTTCCGGCACATCATGCTGACCTCTGGCTGGAAGGTGATGAGGtggcttttttttagaaaaggacccccggcctctgcatctgggagatgcatacggccactttattga